The genomic stretch gacacataaagTCATAGACATAGTCCTATATTCTCAAAACTGCACAAAGAACTTTGAAAGCCGTCTAGTAATTCTAGTCTAATCATCTAACAGCCCAACACAGAGACTTACCCAAGGTAATGCAATAAGTCAGCCACTGACTGGCCTGGGGCCATGACAGgctttatgtgtgtatatatacatacgtgtgtgtgtgtgcatgtgtgtgtgtgttgcagggaCAGGAGGTAGGCAGCTTACTCCAAGGAGAGCTTCTCCTCCTCTTCACATAGGTCAGGGAGCCTCTGCAGGCCCAGAGTCATGCGCAGGGCATCCACATGTTCCTTCAGTGGCTTATACTCATCATGTAGCCGCCGGGTAGACTCTAGCAGCTTGTTTAGGTCATTCTCAGACTGTTTGATAGTGTTTTCCATCTGGAACACAGAGTGAGGTAGGCACACAGAAAAAAAACTCCAAGATTCTCAGTGAGGCTCTACAGCTGAGTGGTTaaaagcacaggctccagagccagACCAATCTATGATCAACTCCTCAACCCACCACATATTCTTTGTGACTCTTGtcaagcttcagtttcttcatctatgtaatggtgataataatagtacctacctcgtATAATGTTGGTGAAGATTCAGTGATTGAATTAATATAAGCTCTTAGTATAGGGGCTATCACAGAGTAAAGGCTCAGTTTTGTTTGCTGATGTTTAGTTGCtacgtcgtgtccaactctttgctacccctatggactgtagcctaccaggctcctctgtccatgggatttcccaggcaaaaatactggagtgggttgccatttccttctccagaggatcttcctgacccagggatcatacccacacctcctgcattggcaggcagattctttactgctgagccaccagggaagcccccaaaagctcaataaatggtaattaTCATTCAAATATAGAACCTTAAAGGTGGAATGGTCCTTAGAACTCATGTAGTACACACACCACCACCATTTTACAGGTCAGAgaattgagactcagagagaagAAGGAACTTCCTCAGAGAAATGCTTCTTAGGAGCAAAGTCTAGGAAAAGCCTCAGGGCTTCTGTCTCCCAGGCCAGTGGCCCTTCTCCTAGATCAGTGTTTCCCAAAATGCAGTTACCAGATAAGCAGAATCAGCTGGGAACTCATTAGGAATGTAAGTTCTCAGGTACCACCCCAGATATAAGCAATCAGATTCTGGGGTGGAGTCCaacaatctgtgttttaataggACCTCTAGATGACTTATGAGGCATGTTCAAGTTTGAGATCCACTGGTCCAGATTTTCAGCCCCTTTGTGATTCATATCTTGTTTTTTCTCTATGCTTGGTTAGCTGGTAGCAGAACTACCAACTCTTAATAAGACCCTCATATCCTGTGATCTTGTGACACAGAAAATCCCAAGTAACTATTATCCAAATTgcattcatattttctttaagatCCTAGGCCTGGCAATATCAGGAAAGAAATATTGCCAGATAAATGAGTTTCCCAAGAATGGAAACTTAGCTCCttcaaatgtaatttaaaaacaaaacaaaactatttctcATTATCATAGGCTCTAAGGGTTGGGAAGAGCCTTACAGATCAGCACCTCCAATCTCCCTCCTGGTGAAGGAATCACCAATACCATTGCCCAGACAGGTGATCATCCAGACTATGCTTTAATAACTCTAAAAAGTGGGAAACCTGTCACCTTAGCAGTCAGTTCATTCCCCGCATTCTAACAGTCTCCAAAAGAGATACTCAAATGAGGGAGCCCCAGCTTGGTAGGCTGGCAAAGATGATTTGTTTGGCCTAGTTGAAAGCTTTGGAGCCCTAAATTTAAGTTGGACCCCAGAGGCATCTGCCTGCTCAgtccccccacccaaccccaccaTCAGAGGCATCTGCCTGCTCTGCTTTTCTCCAAGGCTAGCTCTCAACTCCCAGACTCCCAGAATCAGAGCACATCAGAGCTGAATAAGATCTCAGAAGTGGCTGAATCCCTCTCATGGCACAGAGAGggaaaatgaggcccagagagaaggAACTTGTCCAGTGATACACAGTCAATCAGTGACAGAACCAGGGCTGGATCTCAGAACTCCTAGATTCTTCCATTTCACCACAGCCTGATGTCTACTCCCCTAAGTTGGCCACAGTCACGTCTTGAGGAGAGGTCACAGCACTCACTACAGCCTATTCCTCCGCAAAGTGCCCAGAAATAGACTTCAGGCAGCCAGCCACATACCACATTGATATCAGCGTGGATGAGTCGGAGTTCCTCCACATGGGCCATCTTCTCCTGTAGCAGGAGGTCCATCTCCTGCTTGTATTCCTTCAGGTGCCTCTCCTCTGATTCAAGGGCCTCAAACTCAGCCTTCAAACGGGTTTTGATCTTTTC from Bubalus bubalis isolate 160015118507 breed Murrah chromosome X, NDDB_SH_1, whole genome shotgun sequence encodes the following:
- the ZC4H2 gene encoding zinc finger C4H2 domain-containing protein isoform X3 — protein: MADEQEIMCKLESIKEIRNKTLQMEKIKTRLKAEFEALESEERHLKEYKQEMDLLLQEKMAHVEELRLIHADINVMENTIKQSENDLNKLLESTRRLHDEYKPLKEHVDALRMTLGLQRLPDLCEEEEKLSLEPACHVISKFTGMHLYALCAKPRVGPGIPKSQNGSRMNEERENT
- the ZC4H2 gene encoding zinc finger C4H2 domain-containing protein isoform X2; its protein translation is MADEQEIMCKLESIKEIRNKTLQMEKIKTRLKAEFEALESEERHLKEYKQEMDLLLQEKMAHVEELRLIHADINVMENTIKQSENDLNKLLESTRRLHDEYKPLKEHVDALRMTLGLQRLPDLCEEEEKLSLDYFEKQKAEWQTEPQEPPIPESLAAAAAAAQQLQVARKQDTRQTATFRQQPPPMKVSLRRQ